A window from Meiothermus sp. CFH 77666 encodes these proteins:
- a CDS encoding glucose 1-dehydrogenase yields MATVLNHFRLDGQVAVVTGAARGIGLAIATALAEAGATVIVVDLDPSLGEQSAARLREMGLRAQFHPLDVTQSAQAEALAGRLQQEYGRVDVLVNNAGICRNTPALETPDEEWRLIFEVNVHGVFWCSRAFGRLMVAQRRGSIVNIASMSGRIVNKPQPQAAYNASKAAVIHLTRSLAAEFAPFGVRVNAISPGYIGTEMTKRGLETPEWRQNWLGLTPLGRLGEPEEVASCALFLASEASSYLTGSELVVDGGYTVW; encoded by the coding sequence ATGGCAACAGTTCTGAATCATTTCCGATTGGACGGACAGGTTGCTGTCGTCACCGGCGCGGCGCGGGGCATTGGGCTGGCCATCGCCACCGCCCTGGCCGAGGCCGGTGCAACGGTAATTGTCGTCGATCTTGACCCCAGCCTGGGAGAACAGAGTGCAGCCCGGCTACGCGAGATGGGCCTGCGGGCCCAGTTCCATCCCCTCGACGTCACCCAGTCTGCGCAGGCCGAGGCCCTGGCTGGGCGCTTGCAGCAGGAGTACGGGCGGGTGGATGTTCTGGTCAACAACGCCGGCATCTGCCGCAACACCCCGGCCCTGGAAACCCCCGATGAGGAGTGGCGGCTCATCTTCGAGGTCAACGTGCATGGGGTCTTCTGGTGCAGTCGGGCTTTTGGCCGACTTATGGTCGCTCAGCGCAGGGGAAGCATCGTCAACATCGCCTCGATGTCCGGGCGCATCGTCAACAAGCCCCAGCCCCAGGCCGCCTACAACGCCTCCAAGGCCGCGGTCATCCACCTGACCAGGTCTCTGGCTGCAGAGTTCGCCCCCTTCGGGGTGCGGGTCAACGCCATCTCGCCCGGCTACATCGGCACCGAGATGACCAAGCGTGGCCTGGAGACCCCCGAGTGGCGGCAGAACTGGCTCGGCCTGACCCCTTTGGGCCGCCTGGGGGAACCCGAGGAGGTGGCGAGCTGCGCCCTCTTCCTGGCCTCCGAGGCCAGCAGCTACCTGACCGGCAGCGAGCTGGTGGTGGACGGGGGGTACACGGTATGGTGA
- a CDS encoding HAMP domain-containing sensor histidine kinase, producing the protein MTLRLRLLLWLLLALALLWVPLGVLTVRQAQRTVQDTLERAALFRLGFLVSQGRVRIQDLAQVVQEFGGVGFILSAEGRIAYTDLGDYQLPEGLEQALSQGQSFRQIRDNWLWVALPSDEGGLGLGTPLEEVAALPQRLLQIYLGLGGLLALLAFAVGAWGLSRSLRPLDTVSRELARRSAENLEPLPAPKLPEARPAVRAMNTLMGELQTALHRLKVQEQAARRFAYGASHELRNPLTALKGYLEVLQRRPGEPRATEGALREARRMELLLEGLLTLARLEGQGRVPTAPLDLKSFLEQRGLRVEGSGWVEADPRLLSVAVDNLIQNAQKHAGGLEKLVLEAAQGGVWLWACDRGPGFRPEVLPRAFEAFVKSDQSEGVGLGLALVAAIAQVMGGRTQAENRPEGGARVGLWLPGARA; encoded by the coding sequence ATGACCCTCCGTCTGCGCCTCCTGCTGTGGCTTCTGCTGGCCCTGGCTTTGCTCTGGGTTCCGCTGGGTGTTTTGACCGTTCGGCAGGCCCAGCGCACCGTGCAGGACACCCTTGAGCGGGCCGCCCTCTTCCGGCTGGGTTTTCTGGTCAGCCAGGGGCGGGTGCGCATTCAGGACTTAGCCCAGGTGGTGCAGGAGTTTGGCGGGGTGGGGTTTATCCTGAGCGCCGAAGGGCGCATAGCCTACACCGACCTGGGCGATTACCAACTCCCCGAGGGCCTCGAGCAGGCGCTATCCCAGGGCCAGAGCTTTCGTCAGATTCGGGATAACTGGCTCTGGGTAGCGTTGCCCAGCGACGAGGGGGGACTGGGCCTGGGCACGCCCCTGGAAGAAGTGGCTGCCCTGCCGCAGCGCTTACTGCAAATCTACCTTGGCCTGGGGGGTTTGCTGGCCTTGCTGGCCTTTGCGGTGGGGGCCTGGGGTCTTTCCCGGTCGCTGCGTCCGCTGGACACGGTTTCGCGGGAACTGGCCCGGCGCAGCGCTGAAAACCTCGAGCCGCTCCCAGCCCCAAAGCTTCCCGAAGCCCGCCCGGCGGTTCGGGCCATGAACACCCTGATGGGCGAGCTCCAAACCGCCCTGCACCGGCTCAAAGTGCAGGAGCAAGCCGCCCGGCGTTTTGCCTATGGGGCTTCGCACGAGTTGCGCAACCCCCTGACGGCCCTGAAGGGCTACCTGGAGGTGTTGCAGCGCCGGCCTGGGGAACCCCGGGCCACCGAGGGCGCACTGCGCGAGGCGCGGCGCATGGAGTTGCTGCTGGAGGGTTTGCTGACCCTGGCGCGGCTGGAAGGCCAGGGCCGGGTACCGACAGCGCCGCTGGACTTAAAAAGCTTTCTCGAGCAACGCGGGCTGCGAGTCGAGGGAAGCGGCTGGGTGGAGGCCGACCCCAGGCTGCTTTCGGTGGCCGTGGATAACCTTATTCAGAACGCCCAGAAGCACGCCGGGGGTCTGGAGAAGCTGGTGCTCGAGGCCGCGCAGGGGGGCGTCTGGCTCTGGGCCTGCGACCGGGGCCCCGGCTTCCGGCCCGAGGTGCTGCCCAGGGCCTTCGAGGCTTTTGTCAAAAGCGACCAGAGCGAGGGGGTGGGCCTGGGGCTGGCCCTGGTGGCGGCCATAGCCCAGGTCATGGGGGGCCGAACCCAGGCCGAGAATCGCCCTGAGGGGGGGGCTCGAGTGGGCCTCTGGTTGCCGGGGGCCAGAGCTTGA
- a CDS encoding alcohol dehydrogenase catalytic domain-containing protein encodes MNRRLTLQGPHHLAWVEEPYPTPGPGEALLKPLAVGVCGSDLHVYEGLHPFVRYPVYPGHEVAAQVLAVGPEAEPGWVGARVALEPSLTCGHCPQCRSGRYNICQNLRVMGFQAPGAMSSVFVAPIEKLHRLPETLSAEQGAMVEPLAVAVHAVALTAVQGREVAVLGAGTIGLLVGQVAQAYGAASVEVVDPLEPRRRFAEELGLRSKSPDASHYEVIFECVGNEKALEGAIQACHKGGEVVVAGVFGRPACISAGLVQDWELTLRGSLMYTFRDYQEALRLLAQGCVRVEPLITHRFPLGEAQEAFAAALRREEAVKVILEGRGF; translated from the coding sequence GTGAACCGAAGGCTAACGCTCCAGGGCCCCCATCATCTGGCCTGGGTGGAGGAGCCCTATCCCACCCCAGGCCCTGGCGAGGCCCTCCTGAAACCCCTGGCAGTAGGCGTCTGCGGCTCCGATCTGCACGTCTATGAAGGGCTTCACCCCTTTGTGCGCTACCCGGTCTACCCCGGCCACGAGGTGGCCGCTCAGGTGCTGGCTGTTGGCCCCGAGGCTGAACCAGGCTGGGTGGGGGCCCGGGTGGCCCTCGAGCCCTCCCTGACCTGCGGCCATTGCCCACAGTGCCGGAGCGGGCGCTACAACATCTGCCAGAACCTGCGGGTGATGGGCTTCCAGGCCCCAGGGGCCATGTCGTCGGTCTTCGTAGCGCCGATCGAGAAACTCCACCGCCTGCCCGAGACCCTGAGCGCCGAGCAGGGAGCTATGGTGGAGCCCCTGGCGGTGGCCGTTCACGCGGTGGCCCTCACTGCGGTGCAGGGGCGGGAAGTGGCAGTGCTGGGGGCTGGCACCATCGGCCTGTTGGTGGGCCAGGTGGCCCAGGCCTACGGGGCGGCCTCGGTGGAGGTGGTGGATCCGTTGGAACCTCGCCGCCGCTTTGCCGAGGAACTGGGCCTGAGAAGCAAAAGCCCCGACGCCAGCCACTACGAGGTAATCTTCGAGTGTGTTGGCAACGAGAAAGCCCTGGAAGGAGCCATTCAGGCCTGCCACAAGGGGGGGGAGGTGGTGGTAGCAGGAGTTTTCGGGCGCCCGGCCTGCATCAGCGCCGGGTTGGTGCAGGACTGGGAGCTTACCCTGCGGGGTAGCTTGATGTATACCTTCCGCGACTACCAGGAGGCCCTGCGCCTGTTGGCTCAAGGCTGCGTGCGGGTAGAGCCCCTCATCACCCACCGCTTTCCCCTGGGGGAAGCCCAGGAGGCCTTCGCCGCAGCCTTGCGGCGCGAAGAGGCGGTGAAAGTCATCCTCGAGGGCCGTGGATTCTAG
- a CDS encoding alpha-amylase family glycosyl hydrolase, translating to MEWWKTASIYQIYPRSFQDSNGDGIGDLPGIRKRLGYIRDLGFDAIWLSPFYKSPMKDFGYDVADYCDVDPIFGTLKDFDGLLEDAHRLGLKVLIDFVPNHTSDQHPWFLESRSSRDNPKRDWYVWRDPAPDGGPPNNWQAYFGGPSWTFDEKTGQYYLHQFLPEQPDLNWRNPEVRQAMYEAMRFWLDKGVDGFRIDVIWLLVEDALFRDEPDNPHYKPGDIDRFRHLHIYQEDQPETREIVQEMRAVLDEYPGHRVMVGEIYLPYEQLMPYYGTPEKPGCHLPFNFHLIFRGLSNWTAENIRSIVEEYEQSLPPFATPNWVLGNHDQHRLATRIGHAQARVAAMLLFTLRGSPTWYYGDEIGMVDGQIPPEKVQDPAALRQRGAAGEHGLDPGRDPERTPMQWTPHAYAGFSTVEPWLPIHADYPERNVEAQDADPFSMLTLVRTLLLVRRETPALLGGAYQTYKAPEGVLAYLRGGEVLVALNFTGEPRSVSTPGGEILLSTHLDRYGKVERVLELRPNEGVIVKL from the coding sequence ATGGAATGGTGGAAAACCGCTAGCATCTATCAGATTTACCCGCGCAGCTTCCAGGACTCAAACGGCGACGGCATCGGCGACCTGCCGGGCATCCGCAAGCGCCTCGGCTATATCCGCGACCTGGGCTTCGATGCCATCTGGCTCTCGCCTTTTTACAAAAGCCCCATGAAGGACTTCGGCTACGACGTGGCCGACTACTGCGATGTAGACCCCATCTTCGGCACCCTGAAAGACTTCGACGGGCTGCTCGAGGACGCCCACCGGCTGGGCCTGAAGGTGCTGATCGACTTCGTGCCCAACCACACCTCCGACCAGCACCCCTGGTTTTTGGAGTCGCGCTCATCACGCGACAACCCCAAACGCGACTGGTACGTCTGGCGCGACCCGGCCCCGGACGGCGGCCCCCCCAACAACTGGCAAGCCTACTTCGGCGGGCCTTCCTGGACCTTCGACGAAAAAACCGGGCAGTACTACCTGCACCAGTTTTTGCCCGAGCAGCCCGACCTCAACTGGCGCAACCCCGAGGTGCGCCAGGCCATGTACGAGGCCATGCGCTTCTGGCTGGATAAGGGCGTGGATGGCTTCCGCATTGATGTGATCTGGCTTTTGGTCGAAGACGCCCTCTTCCGCGACGAGCCCGACAACCCCCACTACAAGCCCGGCGACATCGACCGCTTCCGTCACCTGCACATCTACCAGGAAGACCAGCCCGAGACCCGCGAGATTGTACAGGAGATGCGTGCAGTGCTGGACGAGTATCCCGGCCACCGGGTGATGGTGGGGGAAATCTACCTGCCCTACGAGCAGCTCATGCCCTACTACGGCACCCCTGAGAAACCCGGCTGCCACCTGCCCTTCAACTTCCACCTGATTTTTAGGGGCCTCTCCAACTGGACCGCCGAGAACATTCGCAGCATTGTGGAGGAGTACGAGCAGAGCCTGCCGCCCTTTGCCACCCCCAACTGGGTGCTGGGCAACCACGACCAGCACCGCCTGGCCACCCGCATCGGGCACGCCCAGGCCCGCGTGGCCGCCATGCTGCTCTTTACCCTGCGGGGCTCGCCCACCTGGTACTACGGCGACGAGATCGGCATGGTGGATGGGCAGATTCCCCCCGAAAAGGTGCAGGATCCCGCCGCCCTGCGCCAGCGCGGGGCCGCCGGTGAGCACGGCCTGGACCCGGGCCGCGACCCCGAGCGTACCCCCATGCAGTGGACGCCCCACGCCTACGCCGGGTTCAGTACGGTGGAGCCCTGGCTGCCCATCCATGCCGACTACCCCGAGCGCAACGTGGAGGCCCAGGACGCCGACCCCTTCTCCATGCTGACCCTGGTTCGCACCCTGCTGCTGGTGCGGCGGGAGACCCCGGCCCTGCTCGGCGGGGCCTACCAGACCTACAAGGCCCCCGAGGGGGTGCTGGCCTACCTGCGCGGGGGCGAGGTGCTGGTGGCGCTGAACTTTACCGGCGAACCCAGAAGTGTGTCCACGCCCGGCGGGGAGATTTTGCTTTCCACCCACCTTGACCGCTACGGAAAGGTGGAGAGGGTGCTCGAGCTCCGGCCCAACGAGGGCGTTATCGTTAAACTATGA
- a CDS encoding response regulator transcription factor — protein MALVLLIEDDRGVREALRLGLELEGYQVLEAANGAEGLRRLAEGPEVVVLDVLLPGGDGFGVLREIRRVSAVPVLMLTALDEVEWRVKGLREGADDYLVKPYALAELVARLEALLRRSKRSEEVLSYADVVLYPRKMEARRGERPLELSPKALQILQCFLEHAERLLPKETLMQRVWGEEVEPNTLEVHLSALRRALGEPPLLHTLRGHGYILRK, from the coding sequence ATGGCCCTGGTGCTGCTGATTGAAGACGATCGGGGGGTGCGCGAGGCGCTGCGCTTGGGGTTGGAACTCGAGGGCTACCAGGTACTGGAGGCGGCTAATGGCGCCGAGGGTTTGCGCAGGCTGGCCGAGGGCCCGGAGGTGGTGGTGCTGGATGTGCTGTTGCCAGGGGGCGATGGGTTTGGGGTTTTGCGCGAGATACGCAGGGTGAGTGCGGTGCCGGTGCTGATGCTCACGGCCCTGGACGAGGTGGAGTGGCGGGTCAAGGGCCTGCGCGAAGGGGCCGACGACTACCTGGTCAAACCCTACGCCCTGGCGGAACTGGTGGCCCGCCTCGAGGCCCTGCTGCGCCGCAGCAAGCGCAGCGAGGAGGTACTCTCCTACGCCGATGTGGTGCTGTATCCGCGCAAAATGGAGGCCCGCCGGGGGGAGCGGCCTTTAGAGCTTTCACCCAAAGCCTTGCAGATTCTGCAGTGTTTCCTGGAGCACGCCGAGCGCCTCTTGCCCAAGGAAACCCTGATGCAGCGGGTCTGGGGCGAGGAGGTCGAACCCAACACCCTCGAGGTACACCTCTCGGCGCTGCGCCGGGCGCTGGGCGAACCCCCGCTGCTCCACACCTTGCGGGGACATGGCTATATCTTGAGGAAGTAA
- a CDS encoding TetR/AcrR family transcriptional regulator, which produces MDTRQALLQKARKAFAERGYAATSLEDLARTLGLTKAAVYHHFASKRALLEALLEEGFQETQRALSRPGTLHERLMALALAYRGQVEPLTALMTAHSGRRGGDQEAVLLALAAMRRGIEQLAGVLEEESPGHGRALAVVFASIVHGAYMTAQHMPGFSLELLLKEGVDLFVRGLPQQSDP; this is translated from the coding sequence ATGGACACCCGCCAGGCTCTCCTGCAAAAGGCCCGCAAAGCGTTTGCAGAGCGCGGGTATGCGGCGACCAGCCTGGAAGACCTGGCCCGAACCCTGGGTCTGACCAAAGCGGCAGTCTATCACCACTTCGCTTCCAAACGGGCTTTGCTGGAGGCTTTGCTCGAGGAGGGCTTCCAGGAGACCCAGCGGGCCCTTTCGCGCCCCGGCACCCTGCACGAGCGTCTGATGGCCCTGGCCCTGGCCTACCGTGGACAGGTGGAACCGCTTACCGCCCTCATGACCGCCCACTCGGGCCGCCGGGGGGGCGATCAGGAAGCGGTGCTGCTGGCCCTTGCAGCCATGCGTCGAGGCATCGAACAACTGGCCGGTGTTCTGGAGGAGGAGTCGCCCGGACACGGTAGAGCGCTCGCGGTGGTGTTCGCTTCGATCGTACACGGGGCGTACATGACCGCGCAGCACATGCCGGGTTTTTCGCTGGAGCTGCTCTTGAAAGAAGGGGTAGACCTTTTTGTGCGGGGTCTGCCCCAACAGAGCGACCCATAG
- a CDS encoding low molecular weight protein-tyrosine-phosphatase, which yields MIRVLFVCMGNICRSPMAEGILRRKLRERGLEGQFEVDSCGTGGWHEGEPADPRTEQVLARYNALFPHTARRVRAEDLDYFDHIFVMDKENLWTLERMFPAHRGKARLLLDLNGGGEVPDPYYGGLEQFEQVYRMLDEALEVFLQTHAPR from the coding sequence ATGATCCGGGTGCTTTTCGTCTGTATGGGCAACATCTGCCGCAGCCCCATGGCCGAGGGCATTTTGCGCCGCAAGCTGCGCGAGCGCGGGCTGGAGGGGCAGTTCGAGGTGGATTCGTGCGGCACCGGCGGCTGGCACGAGGGCGAGCCCGCCGACCCCCGCACCGAGCAGGTTCTGGCGCGGTACAACGCCCTGTTCCCCCACACCGCCCGCCGGGTTCGCGCCGAGGATCTGGATTACTTTGATCATATCTTTGTGATGGACAAAGAAAACCTCTGGACGCTGGAGCGCATGTTCCCCGCACACCGGGGCAAGGCCCGGCTGCTCCTGGATTTGAACGGCGGGGGCGAGGTGCCCGACCCCTACTACGGCGGCCTGGAGCAGTTCGAGCAGGTCTACCGGATGCTGGATGAGGCCCTCGAGGTGTTTCTGCAAACCCATGCACCCCGCTGA
- a CDS encoding fructosamine kinase family protein, which translates to MHPAELLRQARLKEYPLQPLQGGDMGQVWRAGPYVVKTHPSPPAGLFQAEARGLFALFQAGIRVPEVHWASNEGLVMEYLPPGEPDWEKLARMLAGLHRLRPPAYGWDDRVFLGRFELPSGTQSNWQSFWLEKRIQPLLEATWNQLGPLGPRVEALFKEPLPQEGPALIHGDLWQGNVLHAQGGPALLDPSVWWGERAVDLAMMTLFGGFPAPFWKIYRVLYPIPPEVELALPRYQLYYLLVHVHFFGSSYLPLLLRTLEAAK; encoded by the coding sequence ATGCACCCCGCTGAACTGCTGCGCCAGGCCCGGCTCAAGGAATACCCCCTCCAGCCCCTGCAGGGCGGCGATATGGGCCAGGTCTGGCGGGCCGGGCCCTACGTGGTCAAAACCCACCCCAGCCCGCCCGCCGGCCTGTTCCAAGCCGAGGCCCGCGGGCTTTTTGCCCTCTTCCAGGCGGGTATTCGCGTCCCTGAGGTGCACTGGGCCAGCAACGAGGGGCTGGTTATGGAATACCTGCCGCCGGGGGAGCCGGACTGGGAAAAGCTGGCCCGGATGCTGGCCGGCCTGCACCGGCTGCGCCCCCCGGCCTATGGCTGGGACGACCGGGTCTTTCTGGGCCGGTTTGAGCTGCCGAGCGGAACCCAGAGCAACTGGCAAAGCTTCTGGCTCGAAAAGCGCATCCAGCCCCTTCTGGAAGCCACCTGGAACCAGTTGGGGCCGCTGGGGCCCCGGGTCGAAGCCCTGTTCAAGGAGCCCCTGCCCCAGGAAGGCCCGGCCCTGATCCACGGCGATCTGTGGCAGGGGAATGTGCTCCATGCCCAGGGAGGGCCGGCCCTGCTGGATCCCTCGGTCTGGTGGGGCGAACGGGCGGTAGACCTGGCCATGATGACCCTGTTCGGCGGCTTTCCGGCCCCGTTCTGGAAGATCTATCGCGTGCTCTACCCCATTCCCCCCGAGGTTGAACTGGCCCTTCCGCGCTACCAGCTCTACTACCTGCTGGTACACGTGCATTTTTTTGGCTCAAGCTACCTGCCCCTGCTGTTGCGCACCCTCGAGGCCGCCAAATAG
- a CDS encoding zinc-dependent alcohol dehydrogenase family protein, producing the protein MKAALITQPRTLKLANLEAPQAGHGQVRVRVGATGVCGTDLHLFEGHFHARLPLVPGHEIAGVIDQVGPGVEGLQEGQLVALDPVVSCGQCWACRRGQRQHCLHFQALGVTRAGGFAEYVVAPAPNAYPVQGLSPAEAAFAEPLGCVAWGIQRLRPEPGSRALLFGAGPIGLLLMQALLISGVAQVAVVDPVAERRTLALKLGASHALAPGEPTLDLAPHGFDIVAEATGAPAVVEAMPRYAAVGGKLLIFGVAPEEARVQVSPYDLFQRDLSLIGSFSLNGTLPTALAWLESGRVQVGSLISHRLPLEGLEQALAYKEHPGMASALKVLIEPGQS; encoded by the coding sequence ATGAAAGCAGCCCTCATTACCCAACCCCGAACCCTGAAGCTAGCCAACCTCGAGGCCCCCCAGGCCGGACACGGCCAGGTGCGCGTCCGGGTAGGAGCCACAGGAGTCTGCGGCACCGACCTGCACCTCTTCGAGGGTCACTTTCATGCCCGGTTGCCCCTGGTGCCTGGCCACGAGATCGCCGGGGTCATTGACCAGGTGGGCCCCGGGGTGGAGGGGCTGCAGGAGGGCCAGCTTGTAGCCCTCGACCCGGTGGTGTCCTGCGGCCAGTGCTGGGCCTGCCGGCGCGGTCAGCGGCAACACTGCCTTCACTTTCAAGCCCTTGGGGTAACCCGGGCCGGGGGCTTCGCCGAGTACGTGGTGGCTCCGGCCCCGAACGCCTACCCGGTGCAGGGCCTGAGCCCCGCTGAAGCAGCTTTCGCCGAACCGCTGGGTTGTGTGGCCTGGGGCATCCAGCGTCTAAGGCCCGAGCCGGGAAGCCGGGCCCTTCTGTTCGGGGCCGGTCCCATCGGGCTTCTGCTCATGCAAGCCCTGCTTATTTCGGGCGTGGCCCAGGTGGCGGTGGTGGATCCGGTGGCGGAGCGGCGCACCCTGGCCCTGAAGCTTGGGGCGAGCCACGCCCTGGCCCCCGGCGAGCCGACGCTCGACCTGGCACCCCACGGCTTCGACATTGTGGCCGAAGCCACTGGTGCACCCGCGGTAGTGGAGGCTATGCCACGCTACGCCGCGGTAGGGGGAAAGCTCCTTATCTTTGGGGTAGCTCCCGAGGAGGCCCGTGTTCAGGTCAGCCCCTACGACCTGTTCCAGCGCGACCTGAGCCTTATCGGCAGCTTCTCCCTCAACGGAACCCTTCCCACCGCCCTGGCCTGGCTCGAGAGTGGGCGGGTTCAGGTGGGCTCCCTCATCAGCCACCGTCTACCCCTGGAGGGCCTCGAGCAGGCCCTGGCCTATAAGGAACACCCCGGCATGGCGAGTGCTCTCAAGGTGCTTATCGAGCCGGGGCAATCTTGA
- a CDS encoding alpha-amylase family protein, with protein sequence MDDQLFFRGLASQIEALDMYRSADLQARVRRYLPDLLTGLQAVYAEAPQVVERVARVVGRNLAERPPDLQALDLERIHTPDWFQKPHMHGYIAYADRFAGNLKGVAERIPYLKELGIRYLHLMPLLLPREGENDGGYAVADYRRVRPDLGSMDDLQALCTQLRREGISLCLDLVLNHVAREHPWAVAARQGDPRYRAYFYVYPDRTMPDAFERTLPEIFPDFAPGNFTWDDELEGWVWTTFNSWQWDVNWSNPEVFLEYLDLILWLANRGVEVFRLDAIAFTWKRLGTNCQNQPEVHALTQALRAAVRMGAPAVAFKAEAIVAPEDLIAYLGTGAHYGKVSELAYHNTLMVQIWSSLASRDTRLFTQALQRFPEKPPTTAWATYLRCHDDIGWAISDTDAAAVGLEGAAHRRFLSEFYRGEFPGSFARGMHFQENPVTGDRRTSGSAASLAGLETALESGHPRLINLALERLLLAHAVFIGYGEGIPLLYMGDELGLLNDYDYGQEPAHQDDNRWLHRPRMDWAKAERRKQAGTVEHRLFQGIRALLEARARTPQLHAAFPTRPLWQLNPHLLVLKRPHPEGTLVQVYNFSEQDQALPWETLRAEGIVQPFDLITQAPAPAYLMPYARLWLTQHRL encoded by the coding sequence ATGGACGACCAACTTTTCTTCCGGGGCCTCGCCAGCCAGATTGAAGCGCTAGACATGTATCGCTCTGCCGACCTGCAAGCCCGGGTGCGCCGCTACCTGCCCGACCTGCTCACGGGCCTGCAAGCGGTCTATGCCGAGGCCCCCCAGGTGGTCGAACGTGTTGCCCGCGTGGTTGGGCGCAACCTGGCCGAGCGCCCACCGGATTTGCAGGCTTTGGATCTCGAGCGCATCCACACCCCGGACTGGTTTCAAAAACCCCACATGCACGGCTACATCGCCTACGCCGACCGCTTCGCCGGGAACCTGAAAGGGGTGGCCGAGCGCATTCCTTACCTGAAGGAGCTGGGCATCCGCTACCTGCACCTGATGCCCCTGCTGCTGCCCCGCGAGGGCGAAAACGACGGGGGCTACGCAGTGGCCGACTACCGCCGGGTGCGCCCCGACCTCGGCAGCATGGACGACCTGCAAGCGCTCTGCACCCAGCTCCGCCGGGAGGGCATCAGCCTCTGCCTGGATCTGGTCCTGAACCACGTGGCCCGCGAACACCCCTGGGCTGTGGCCGCCCGCCAGGGCGACCCCAGGTACCGCGCGTACTTCTATGTCTATCCCGACCGCACGATGCCCGACGCATTCGAGCGCACCCTGCCCGAAATCTTCCCCGACTTCGCCCCCGGCAACTTCACCTGGGACGACGAGCTAGAGGGCTGGGTCTGGACCACCTTCAATAGCTGGCAGTGGGACGTGAACTGGAGCAACCCTGAGGTGTTTCTGGAGTACCTCGACCTGATTTTGTGGCTGGCCAACCGGGGGGTGGAGGTCTTCCGGCTGGATGCCATCGCCTTCACCTGGAAGCGCCTGGGTACGAACTGCCAGAACCAGCCCGAGGTACACGCCCTCACCCAGGCCCTGCGAGCGGCGGTGCGGATGGGCGCGCCGGCGGTGGCCTTCAAGGCCGAGGCCATCGTGGCCCCGGAAGACCTGATTGCCTACCTGGGCACCGGAGCGCACTACGGCAAGGTCTCCGAGCTGGCCTACCACAACACCCTGATGGTGCAGATCTGGAGCAGCCTGGCCAGCCGCGATACCCGCCTCTTTACCCAGGCCCTCCAGCGCTTTCCGGAAAAGCCCCCCACCACCGCCTGGGCCACCTACCTGCGCTGCCACGACGACATCGGCTGGGCCATTTCCGACACCGACGCCGCCGCCGTGGGGCTCGAGGGGGCCGCCCACCGTCGCTTTCTGTCCGAGTTCTACCGGGGCGAGTTTCCAGGGTCGTTTGCGCGGGGGATGCACTTTCAGGAGAACCCCGTCACCGGCGACCGCCGCACCTCGGGCAGTGCGGCCAGCCTGGCGGGCCTCGAGACCGCGCTCGAGTCCGGCCACCCCCGCCTGATTAACCTGGCCCTCGAGCGCCTCCTGCTGGCCCATGCGGTCTTTATCGGCTACGGCGAGGGCATCCCGCTCCTCTACATGGGCGACGAGCTGGGCCTGCTCAACGACTACGACTACGGGCAAGAACCCGCCCACCAAGACGACAACCGCTGGCTGCACCGGCCCCGGATGGACTGGGCCAAAGCCGAACGGCGCAAGCAGGCAGGCACGGTGGAGCATCGGCTCTTCCAGGGCATAAGAGCGCTGCTGGAAGCCCGCGCCCGCACCCCCCAGCTCCACGCGGCCTTTCCCACCCGCCCCCTCTGGCAGCTCAACCCTCATCTGCTGGTGCTAAAGCGCCCCCACCCTGAGGGCACCCTGGTACAGGTTTACAATTTCAGCGAGCAAGACCAGGCCCTCCCCTGGGAAACCCTGCGGGCCGAGGGCATTGTGCAGCCTTTTGATCTGATCACCCAGGCCCCCGCCCCGGCCTACCTGATGCCCTACGCCCGGCTGTGGCTTACCCAGCACCGGCTATGA